Part of the Macrobrachium nipponense isolate FS-2020 chromosome 19, ASM1510439v2, whole genome shotgun sequence genome, TGGAAGCTTGCCCTCTGTGGAAATAGACATTTAACCTTGGCAGAAGTCAATTATGCAGTCGTTGAAGGAGAGGTTGCTGCCGTGGTATGGTGCTTTCAGAAAGCTAGATTATTCCTACTGGGATGTCCCAATATTATCCTTGTTACTGACCACCGTCCGCTGGTCAAAGTGTTTTGTGATAGAGAACTGAAAGACATTGCAAATCCTCGTTTGCTTCgattaaaggaaaaaacattacaatacagtTTCACAATGAAATACATTCCTGGGAAGAAAAACTCAGCAGCCGATACTCTTTCAAGATACCCAGTAATCAGAAGCCCAATAAATGCGAGTGACAGTGAGATGGGGGAGGAGGTTGAGAGTTCGCGCATTGCAGCGTTGATCACGTCGCTGAGTGATGACGTCATAACCCTCGACTGGAATTCTGTTAAAAAAGCTGCTGAAAGCGATGTGGAATATCAGCTGCTAAAGAGTATGGTAGCCGCAGGTTCTTGGCCGGTATCAAGAAATCTAGTCGTCTCCAGCATAAAGCCGTATTTTAACGTACGGGACCGGCTTGGCATCGTGGACGAACTGGTGGTGTATTCATATGATGAAGGGCACGTACGTCTAGTAATACCTGTGTCACTACGAGACCGAGTAGTCTCTAACCTACACTCAGGCCACCAAAGTTCTGATTCAATGATTCGTAGGGCACGACAGGCTTTGTATTGGCCTGGGATGGAGGGCCAACTGAAACTCAAGAGGATGCAGTGCAGAACATGTGACGTCATCGCTCCATCCCAACAAAAGGAACCGCTATTGCCTACCCCACCCCCTGAATATCCTTTTCAACAGACGGTACCGATATGTTTCAAATATGTGGAAAACAATATCTGGCATATGCAGATAGGCTTACTGGTTGGCTGGAAATTGCCTTCTTTCCAAGTGGTGCTACTTCTGCTAAGTTGATCCCACTCTTCCGACGATATTTCATGCAGTGGGGTGCCCCGGAAGAAATCTCCCTCGATGGCGGCACAAATTTGGTAAGCATTGAAATGGCTAGCTTCCTACAGAAATGGGGGGTTAGGATGAGAATATCCTCAGCCCATTACCCCCAATCCAACGGAAGGGCAGAGGCAGCAGTACGTACAGCAAAAAGAACCATTCAAGATAACACAAGAAGCGACGGAAGCCTCGACACAGATAGTTTTGCAAGAGCCATTTTGCAATATAGAAATACGCCCCTAAAAGACATCGATAAATCGCCAGCACAATTAGCCATGGGACGACAACTCAGAGACTCAGTCCCCATGATTAAAAGCTATCATAAGATAACAGAGCAGTGGGCAGACATTATGATAGACAGAGAGGAGAAGATGGGTAGACACTTGAGAAATGTCAATTTCCGTCATGATTCTAGTGCAAAGAGACTCCGCCCCTTGCAAACGGGTACCACAGTAGCAGTGCAAAATGTTGTCTCTAAGGCCTGGGATCGTATTGCAAGAGTCATTGAAATGAAAGGAGACAGCCAATATGTCATAAAATTAGATGGTAGTGGAAGAATATCAACGAGAAACAGAAAACATCTTCGGGAAATATGAGTGCAGGATTCCCCACCTATTCGTTCACTTTCCCCCGCTGACTCGTGCGCTGACCGCCAACCCAGAAGAGGGACGAGAAAGATAAATCCTCCGAGTTGGCATAAAAACTACATCTTGTGATTTTTCAATTATGtacaatttgattttttttttgcactgaataTGTGACCATTTTGTAATAATTTGTCAACTTCATGCAACTAAATGTCGTCCTACTTTGCAATGAGCACGTAATCACGTTCCACTTATatgatttgttttctctttcatataGCACCATTTTGTCGTCAGTATGCCTTACACTTCTCTTCTTTATAATTACTTGATAAaccttcaatttcatgaaaagtgtaatgcatttattttagagaagggaTGTAGGATATTTCCATATAATGCATATGAAAGTTACTTGTATTCCAGCCAAAATGTGTTTACGGCGGGAGAAATTGAGTCTGGGGCAGTCTCACTGGAGTAAGCGTAGCCTCAACATTGTCACGTGCACTGCTGCTCATCATGTATTGAATTGTGTGAATATACAGCTATTGCATATTGCTCGTGTTTGAGTATACCCAACCTGCTTACAGGAACCTATAAAGTATATGGTATTTTGGATAATTGTATCTTATTTACTAACTTGAAATAACATTCTATTAACGGAAGACCTTtaaacaaaatacttaaaaaccggaataaaacaagatttttccttgcagttttatttttaacttgtgATAATTGATCccaatattcatataataaattttttcaaaCCAATTATTATATGGAACACAAATAGAAAATCGATCTGAAGGATATATTTCGTAAGACGATGTAGTATATAATAGCGATAATAAAATGGCATTATGGTTGGTGAAATTCTAATAACAAGagtctggtcagtacttggatcGGCGATATCCAACGAAAGGTCTATGGTTTTGGCAATTAATAGTCCAAGAGCCAGGggccatttatttttttgaaatgaCCAGGTTTTTAAGTGGTACCTCTGGAAAGCTTATACTCTGGACTCTTAGATAAGCTAACTCTCAAGCAAATCACATAGGTCATGAGGTCACAAGATCATGAGGTCAGGTGAAAGTTCAAAtacaaaagaaatttttatattgataattGTAATTAAACCCAGATTTTTTCATTAggtataaaaatatcaaaatgagaTTTGTTGAATTTCAAAGCTTAATGATAGatctttttttaatacatattaaGTAAAATACCTAGGAGCAGTATTTCAATAAAATTATTGCCATTAATATCGGATATAACCGATTTTATggcattattaaaaatataactatCTATAATCTTATTGTTTATCACTACATATGAGATTTTTGCTTACATATTATAGAAAAATTTATTAAGCTAATCATTGTACTTTTCATAAAAGGGATTACTCCAGTCGTTTGTGAGTGAGAGCTAAGAGAGTGACGCTGGGTGTGGTATGTGGTTGCGGCTGGTGACCCCCAATCGCCCTCACGTCATAGTGCTCCGAGCAGGACTCTTTTCTCCTAATACCTGTGTTTGAATAATATTCATGGAATGTTATTGATGCAATTTGTACTTTGACGGCCTCATCATACACTTCACTTGGATTATCTATATGAAATATGCAGATTGGCCGTGAATCTGACATCTAAGAGAAGCCTTGCCTAAAACAAGAGGGAGGAATCCATTGTAAATTTGTACAGAGGCTTGAGCAGTTACTCCCTAAAAGAACAGAAGCATTAGTCTCCTCAGATTATATACTCTAATTGACTAATGTCTAAGAAAATCAATTTGCTTTACTGCTTTACCTATTAATATTACAGTTtacaatcagaagaaaaaatatttagataGGCTGTTATTTTCTTGGTTCAgttcaaa contains:
- the LOC135211583 gene encoding uncharacterized protein K02A2.6-like, with translation MGFLVLQQHCSCEEDKVPFCCKGGWKLALCGNRHLTLAEVNYAVVEGEVAAVVWCFQKARLFLLGCPNIILVTDHRPLVKVFCDRELKDIANPRLLRLKEKTLQYSFTMKYIPGKKNSAADTLSRYPVIRSPINASDSEMGEEVESSRIAALITSLSDDVITLDWNSVKKAAESDVEYQLLKSMVAAGSWPVSRNLVVSSIKPYFNVRDRLGIVDELVVYSYDEGHVRLVIPVSLRDRVVSNLHSGHQSSDSMIRRARQALYWPGMEGQLKLKRMQCRTCDVIAPSQQKEPLLPTPPPEYPFQQTWGAPEEISLDGGTNLVSIEMASFLQKWGVRMRISSAHYPQSNGRAEAAVRTAKRTIQDNTRSDGSLDTDSFARAILQYRNTPLKDIDKSPAQLAMGRQLRDSVPMIKSYHKITEQWADIMIDREEKMGRHLRNVNFRHDSSAKRLRPLQTGTTVAVQNVVSKAWDRIARVIEMKGDSQYVIKLDVDASEERQNQGRDPLAKTAIRAGPECQSITIKGRRSQTKIRDTLSYLASASLQAISRASKLPKLQQLIGDAEEAGKFTLVPGECDGTSSLGIPPRQGKVGRAQLAGDRSTYESRQETFESQVTREPADNRPRRGSKS